The proteins below come from a single Mesobacillus jeotgali genomic window:
- a CDS encoding PLP-dependent cysteine synthase family protein, producing MTVYRSVHELIGLTPMVELTQFHLPADVRLYAKLEYLNPGGSIKDRLGVELLDEAFRTGKLEKGGTLIEPTAGNTGIGLALAAINKGINVILVVPEKFSLEKQTLMRALGANIIHTPTSEGMAGAIRKTEQLLEEIPNSYSPSQFSNPSNPETYYKTLGPEIWQDLDGKIDIFIAGAGTGGTFMGTAKFLKEKNPMIKTVIVEPEGSILNGGQSGPHKTEGIGMEFLPPFMDSALFDEIYTISDNDAFDTVKKLASREGILAASSSGAVLHAALQEARKAPPGTNIVTVFPDGSERYLSKKIYEGGI from the coding sequence ATGACGGTTTACCGCAGTGTCCATGAATTGATAGGACTTACACCAATGGTTGAACTTACTCAATTCCATTTGCCTGCCGATGTCCGCTTATACGCAAAGCTGGAATACTTAAACCCAGGAGGCAGCATAAAAGACCGGCTGGGAGTAGAGTTGCTAGACGAGGCATTCCGTACAGGCAAGTTGGAAAAAGGCGGCACTCTGATTGAGCCGACTGCCGGCAACACAGGGATCGGGCTGGCGTTGGCAGCAATCAACAAGGGGATTAATGTTATCCTTGTTGTCCCGGAAAAGTTCAGCTTGGAAAAACAAACGTTGATGAGAGCACTTGGTGCCAACATCATCCATACACCTACATCGGAAGGGATGGCTGGAGCAATCCGCAAAACGGAACAATTGCTTGAAGAAATCCCTAACTCCTACTCACCATCTCAATTTTCCAATCCGTCAAATCCAGAAACTTATTATAAGACGTTGGGACCTGAGATTTGGCAAGACTTAGATGGCAAAATTGATATTTTCATAGCTGGTGCCGGTACTGGAGGAACATTCATGGGTACTGCGAAGTTTTTAAAAGAGAAAAATCCAATGATAAAGACCGTTATTGTTGAACCCGAAGGATCGATTCTAAATGGAGGTCAGTCTGGTCCGCATAAAACAGAAGGAATCGGAATGGAATTCCTTCCGCCATTTATGGACTCTGCTTTATTTGATGAGATCTATACCATCTCCGATAATGATGCATTTGACACTGTGAAAAAACTCGCGTCTAGAGAGGGAATACTTGCTGCAAGCTCATCTGGCGCAGTTCTTCATGCAGCTTTACAAGAAGCTCGAAAAGCCCCTCCTGGCACCAACATTGTTACCGTCTTTCCGGACGGCAGTGAGCGTTACTTAAGCAAAAAAATCTATGAGGGGGGAATTTAA
- a CDS encoding bifunctional cystathionine gamma-lyase/homocysteine desulfhydrase — MKRKTKMIHGGIPGDKTTGAVSFPIYQVSTYKQDEVGVHKGYEYSRTGNPTRFALEELIKDLEEGKRGFAFGSGMAAITAVMMLFNSGDHIILTDDVYGGTYRVMNKVLNRIGIESTFVDTTDLEAVKASIQPNTKAIYIETPTNPLLKVTDIKACAELAKEHGLLTIVDNTFSTPYWQTPLTLGADMVLHSATKYLGGHSDVVAGLVVVNDEKLADDLHFVQNSTGGILGPQDSWLLVRGIKTLGLRMEAHEANTKKIVEFLSEHKGVEKIYYPGLETHPQHAIAKEQAGGFGGMVSFDVGSAEKAAEVLSKVKYFTLAESLGAVESLISVPAKMTHASIPAERRAVLGITDGLIRISVGIEDAEDLIEDLEQALQ; from the coding sequence ATGAAGCGCAAAACAAAAATGATACACGGCGGTATTCCCGGCGATAAAACTACTGGCGCTGTTTCATTTCCAATTTACCAGGTAAGTACTTACAAGCAAGACGAGGTAGGAGTCCATAAAGGGTATGAATATTCACGGACAGGCAATCCAACCAGGTTTGCTTTAGAAGAGCTGATTAAGGATTTGGAGGAAGGGAAAAGAGGATTTGCCTTTGGTTCCGGAATGGCGGCAATCACAGCCGTGATGATGCTCTTTAACTCAGGAGACCACATCATTTTGACTGATGATGTTTATGGCGGGACTTACAGAGTAATGAACAAGGTCCTAAACCGGATTGGCATTGAATCAACATTTGTCGACACAACAGACCTTGAAGCGGTGAAGGCTTCGATTCAGCCAAATACTAAAGCCATCTATATCGAGACTCCAACAAATCCGCTCTTAAAAGTAACAGACATTAAGGCCTGTGCAGAGCTTGCAAAAGAACATGGATTGCTGACAATCGTGGACAATACCTTCAGCACACCATACTGGCAGACACCGTTGACTTTGGGTGCTGATATGGTCCTTCATTCCGCGACTAAATATCTAGGTGGCCACAGTGATGTAGTGGCAGGGTTGGTCGTCGTGAATGATGAAAAGCTTGCAGACGATCTTCATTTTGTCCAAAACTCAACCGGAGGGATCCTTGGCCCGCAGGATTCCTGGCTGCTTGTGCGGGGAATTAAAACCCTGGGTCTTCGAATGGAAGCGCACGAGGCAAACACGAAGAAGATCGTCGAGTTTCTATCAGAACACAAGGGTGTGGAGAAAATCTATTATCCCGGTCTCGAAACTCATCCACAGCATGCCATTGCAAAGGAACAGGCAGGAGGATTTGGAGGCATGGTCAGCTTTGATGTAGGAAGCGCTGAAAAAGCGGCTGAGGTATTAAGCAAGGTAAAATATTTCACACTTGCTGAGAGTCTTGGCGCGGTGGAAAGCTTAATATCTGTTCCAGCTAAAATGACCCATGCATCTATTCCTGCAGAGAGAAGAGCAGTATTAGGAATTACCGACGGGTTGATCAGAATCTCGGTCGGAATTGAAGATGCCGAAGACTTAATAGAGGATTTGGAGCAGGCGTTGCAATAG
- a CDS encoding nucleobase:cation symporter-2 family protein: MRQNPFKIASLGIQHVLAMYAGAVIVPLIVGGALGLTGEQLTYLVSIDIFMCGIATLLQVWRNKFFGIGLPVVLGCTFTAVGPMIAIGGQYGISAIYGSILVSGIFVVVISKYFGKLVRFFPPVVTGSVVTIIGITLIPVAMNNMAGGQGSPDYGSLTNIGLAFGTLLFIIVLFRFFKGFVRAIAILLGLAAGTTVAYFMGMVNFTAVGEASWFHMPAPFYFGLPTFEVSAILTMILVAMVSLVESTGVYFALSDICEEKLEEKDLANGYRAEGLAIILGAFFNAFPYTTYSQNVGLLQLSGVKTKNVIYTAGAFLVLLGLVPKIGALTTIIPTPVLGGAMVAMFGMVVAYGIKMLSAVEFSSQENLLIIACSVGIGLGVTTVPELFAQMPSSIRILTDNGIVAGSLTAIVLNLVFNVFKGNKVAQHASFAEQKAS; this comes from the coding sequence ATGAGACAGAATCCTTTTAAAATAGCTTCATTAGGAATCCAGCATGTTCTGGCGATGTACGCAGGTGCGGTGATTGTTCCGCTGATTGTGGGAGGAGCCCTCGGTTTAACAGGTGAACAATTGACCTATCTAGTATCGATTGATATTTTCATGTGCGGTATTGCAACCCTCCTGCAGGTATGGCGCAATAAATTCTTCGGAATCGGCCTTCCTGTCGTATTAGGCTGTACCTTCACTGCCGTAGGACCAATGATCGCGATTGGCGGACAATATGGTATTTCAGCTATTTACGGTTCCATTCTTGTTTCAGGTATATTCGTCGTTGTTATTTCAAAGTACTTTGGCAAGCTTGTCAGGTTCTTCCCTCCAGTTGTGACTGGATCTGTCGTTACAATCATCGGTATCACTTTAATTCCTGTTGCGATGAATAACATGGCAGGCGGACAGGGCAGTCCTGATTATGGTTCTCTTACAAACATCGGATTGGCATTTGGCACATTGCTGTTCATTATTGTGCTATTCCGTTTCTTTAAAGGATTTGTTCGTGCCATAGCTATTTTGTTAGGTTTAGCCGCGGGAACTACTGTTGCCTATTTTATGGGAATGGTTAATTTCACTGCTGTTGGGGAGGCTTCATGGTTTCATATGCCAGCCCCATTCTATTTTGGCTTGCCAACATTTGAAGTATCAGCGATCCTGACAATGATCCTTGTGGCGATGGTCAGTCTTGTGGAATCAACAGGAGTATACTTTGCTTTAAGTGATATTTGTGAAGAAAAGCTGGAAGAAAAAGACCTTGCAAATGGCTATCGTGCCGAGGGTCTTGCAATTATCCTCGGAGCATTCTTTAATGCTTTTCCTTATACCACTTATTCACAAAACGTTGGACTTCTTCAGCTGTCAGGAGTCAAAACAAAGAATGTCATATACACTGCGGGTGCTTTCCTTGTATTGCTAGGGCTTGTACCAAAAATTGGTGCCCTGACTACTATTATTCCTACCCCTGTCTTAGGAGGAGCAATGGTAGCCATGTTCGGAATGGTTGTCGCCTATGGAATCAAAATGCTTAGCGCTGTAGAGTTCTCATCACAGGAGAATCTATTGATCATTGCCTGCTCAGTCGGAATAGGTCTTGGTGTGACAACTGTGCCCGAATTATTCGCACAAATGCCATCAAGCATCCGAATCCTGACAGACAACGGGATTGTCGCTGGCAGTTTAACCGCCATCGTATTGAATCTAGTATTCAATGTTTTTAAAGGAAATAAAGTCGCCCAGCATGCTTCTTTTGCTGAGCAGAAAGCTTCGTGA
- a CDS encoding xanthine phosphoribosyltransferase produces MELLVEKIKNEGTVLSPSVLKVDSFLNHQIDPQLMQEIGKEFAERFADCGVTKILTIESSGIAPAVMAGLQMNVPVVFARKRKSLTLIDDLITASVYSFTKKEANEISVSKQYLSKNDRVLIIDDFLANGQAAFGLAEIASKADASIAGIGIVIEKGFQDGGSLLRDKGYRVESLATICSLEEGIVRFDHTVEGKAELTR; encoded by the coding sequence ATGGAACTGCTTGTTGAAAAAATTAAAAACGAAGGAACTGTCCTGTCACCATCTGTACTGAAGGTTGATTCATTCCTGAATCACCAGATTGATCCGCAGCTGATGCAGGAAATCGGGAAGGAATTTGCTGAACGATTTGCTGATTGCGGGGTAACCAAAATCCTGACGATTGAATCTTCTGGGATTGCTCCTGCTGTCATGGCTGGACTTCAAATGAATGTACCAGTAGTGTTTGCCAGGAAAAGAAAGTCTTTGACTCTCATAGATGACTTGATTACAGCATCTGTCTATTCTTTTACCAAGAAAGAAGCAAACGAAATATCTGTTTCAAAACAGTATCTATCAAAGAACGATAGAGTGTTGATCATTGACGATTTCCTTGCCAACGGACAAGCAGCATTTGGCCTTGCGGAAATAGCAAGCAAAGCAGACGCCTCAATTGCCGGCATCGGCATTGTGATTGAAAAAGGTTTCCAGGATGGCGGCTCCCTTCTGAGAGATAAGGGCTATCGAGTTGAATCATTGGCTACTATTTGTTCGCTTGAAGAAGGTATCGTCAGATTTGATCACACTGTAGAAGGAAAGGCGGAATTGACACGATGA
- a CDS encoding ABC transporter ATP-binding protein, whose protein sequence is MSVFKDLLWYFKSEKKAYLTGISLLLFVALLQLVPPRVIGIIVDEITNGTLTAGKLGKWILVLAASGLAMYSLRYYWRIMIFGSAVKLARLLRNRLYAHFTSMSQSFYQKRRTGDLMAHATNDLSAIQQTAGAGVLTFVDSVSTGGFVIIAMAATISWKLTLIALIPMPFMALLTSWYGTMLHKRFHKAQEAFSDLNDKTQESITGIKVIKTFGQEKEDIEDFRKQSEDVVKKNISVAKVDALFDPTISIIVGISFFLSIAFGARYVLNGELTIGQLVAFTSYLGLLVWPMLAFGWFFNIVERGRASYDRVSALLDEKIDIQDKPDALDIVPNGDIKYNIESFTYPGDQEALLKDIKFDLGKGQTLGIVGKTGAGKTSLLKLLIREFDLSEGSISIGGRSIRDYKMDRLRQAIGYVPQDHFLFSATVMDNIAFANPSVDKEVIYSSARVANIHDDILEFTDGYQTVVGERGVSLSGGQKQRISIARALVMNPEILILDDSLSAVDAKTEEQILSALKENRKDKTTIITAHRLSAIHHADLIVVLEDGRIAERGTHDQLMEHDGWYKDMYLRQQLEELVEQGG, encoded by the coding sequence ATGAGCGTATTCAAGGATTTATTATGGTACTTCAAGTCGGAGAAAAAGGCTTACTTGACAGGGATTTCTCTGCTGTTATTTGTAGCACTGCTCCAGCTTGTCCCGCCGCGCGTTATAGGAATAATAGTAGATGAGATTACCAATGGGACACTGACGGCAGGAAAACTAGGGAAATGGATTTTAGTTTTAGCCGCTTCAGGGCTGGCGATGTATTCACTAAGGTATTACTGGCGAATCATGATTTTTGGTTCAGCGGTAAAACTGGCCCGCCTATTAAGGAATCGGCTTTATGCTCATTTTACGAGCATGTCGCAGTCTTTCTACCAAAAGAGAAGGACAGGGGACCTGATGGCTCATGCCACAAATGACCTTTCAGCAATCCAGCAGACAGCAGGTGCCGGTGTCCTGACATTTGTTGACTCTGTGTCAACCGGCGGTTTCGTCATCATCGCGATGGCTGCGACAATCAGCTGGAAGCTGACATTGATCGCTTTGATTCCAATGCCATTTATGGCTTTGCTGACAAGCTGGTACGGGACAATGCTTCATAAAAGGTTCCATAAAGCCCAGGAAGCTTTTTCGGATTTAAACGATAAGACCCAGGAAAGCATTACGGGAATCAAGGTCATTAAAACATTTGGCCAGGAAAAAGAAGATATCGAGGATTTCCGTAAACAATCTGAGGATGTTGTGAAAAAGAACATTTCTGTCGCGAAGGTTGATGCTTTATTTGACCCGACGATTTCCATCATTGTCGGCATCTCATTCTTCTTATCGATTGCTTTTGGAGCCAGGTATGTATTGAACGGAGAACTGACAATTGGACAGCTGGTAGCTTTCACTTCCTATCTAGGCTTGCTGGTATGGCCGATGCTGGCGTTCGGGTGGTTTTTCAATATTGTGGAACGTGGAAGGGCGTCATATGACCGTGTTTCCGCCTTGCTTGATGAAAAAATCGACATCCAGGATAAACCAGATGCGCTGGATATTGTCCCGAATGGCGATATTAAATACAATATTGAGTCATTTACCTATCCTGGTGACCAGGAAGCTTTATTGAAGGATATTAAATTTGATTTAGGGAAAGGCCAGACGCTGGGAATCGTCGGAAAAACCGGTGCCGGAAAAACGAGTCTATTGAAGCTATTAATTCGTGAATTCGACCTTTCAGAAGGCAGCATCAGCATTGGCGGGAGAAGTATCCGGGACTATAAGATGGATCGATTGAGACAGGCGATCGGATACGTACCACAGGATCATTTCCTTTTCTCCGCGACTGTCATGGATAACATTGCATTCGCAAATCCTTCGGTTGATAAGGAAGTTATCTATAGTTCAGCCAGGGTGGCGAACATCCATGATGACATTCTCGAATTTACCGACGGCTACCAAACAGTTGTCGGGGAGCGGGGGGTTTCACTCTCCGGCGGCCAGAAGCAGAGAATCTCGATTGCCCGCGCATTGGTGATGAATCCTGAAATCCTGATCCTGGATGACTCCTTGTCGGCGGTCGATGCGAAGACCGAGGAACAGATTTTATCCGCATTGAAAGAAAATCGAAAAGACAAGACAACAATTATCACTGCACACCGATTGAGCGCCATCCACCATGCTGATCTGATCGTTGTCCTCGAGGATGGCCGGATTGCTGAACGCGGCACTCATGACCAGCTGATGGAGCATGACGGCTGGTACAAGGATATGTATTTGAGGCAGCAGCTTGAAGAGCTTGTCGAGCAGGGAGGGTGA
- a CDS encoding ABC transporter ATP-binding protein — MEKTPVLNAKEQRSVLFRLLAYGKPHLKMIFIAFGFLLLATVGDVLGPILVKIFIDDYLREGYMPFEPLLMLGAAYIGIQILNVLVSYFQLLKFQEIALKIIQQMRIDVFTKVQQLGLKYFDKTPAGSLVSRVTNDTEAIKDMFVSVIATFIQSGFLLFGIFVAMFVLNVKLALFTMLILPFIVFIMSLYRKLSSRFYQDMRERLSQLNAKLSESLQGMSIIQMFRQEERLKKEFGEINDKHFDAGMRNIKADGLLLRPAVDLVYILALIIVLSFFGITSFDSPIEIGVLYAFINYLDRFFEPVNNMMMRLSMYQQAIVAASRVFKLLDEDELAPGQTGTEAGKINEGKIEFKDVSFSYDGKRDVLKNISFTVNPGETLAFVGHTGSGKSSIINLLMRFYEFERGNILIDDHSIKNYPVNELRDKMGLVLQDPFLFYGTIGDNIRLHNSDLTEEDIKRAAEFVQADSFIEKLEDGYAQKVTERGSTFSSGQRQLIAFARTIAANPKILVLDEATANIDTETEEAIQTALAKMRKGRTTIAIAHRLSTIQDADQIIVLHHGEIVERGTHQELLAQQGLYHKMYLLQNGSVERLEDVVG, encoded by the coding sequence ATGGAAAAAACGCCTGTATTAAACGCAAAAGAGCAGCGTTCAGTGCTGTTCCGGCTTCTTGCATATGGAAAGCCGCATTTAAAAATGATTTTTATCGCATTCGGATTCCTTCTGCTCGCAACGGTAGGTGACGTGCTTGGTCCGATTTTGGTAAAAATCTTCATCGATGATTACTTGAGGGAAGGATACATGCCTTTCGAGCCATTGTTGATGCTAGGTGCTGCTTATATTGGGATTCAGATTCTCAATGTACTTGTTTCTTATTTTCAGCTTCTAAAGTTTCAGGAGATTGCGTTAAAAATCATCCAGCAAATGAGGATTGATGTATTTACAAAGGTCCAGCAGCTAGGACTGAAATATTTCGATAAAACGCCTGCCGGCTCGCTTGTGTCAAGAGTTACAAATGATACTGAGGCAATCAAGGATATGTTCGTCAGCGTCATTGCGACTTTCATCCAAAGCGGCTTCTTGCTGTTCGGGATCTTTGTCGCGATGTTCGTCCTGAATGTGAAGCTGGCATTATTCACGATGCTGATTTTACCATTCATCGTGTTTATCATGAGCTTGTATCGTAAACTGAGCTCAAGGTTTTATCAGGATATGCGTGAACGGCTGAGCCAGCTGAATGCGAAGCTTAGTGAATCATTACAGGGAATGTCGATTATCCAAATGTTCCGACAGGAAGAAAGATTGAAAAAAGAATTCGGCGAAATCAATGACAAGCACTTTGACGCTGGGATGAGAAACATCAAGGCAGATGGACTCCTGCTGCGCCCCGCGGTTGACCTTGTCTATATTTTAGCGTTAATTATCGTACTCAGCTTTTTTGGAATTACCTCTTTTGACAGCCCGATTGAGATCGGGGTGCTGTATGCATTCATCAATTATCTGGATCGCTTTTTCGAGCCGGTGAACAATATGATGATGCGACTTTCTATGTATCAGCAGGCAATAGTCGCTGCATCGCGAGTTTTCAAGCTGCTTGATGAAGATGAGCTTGCTCCGGGCCAGACTGGGACGGAAGCTGGCAAAATCAATGAAGGCAAAATTGAATTCAAGGATGTCAGCTTTTCATATGATGGCAAAAGGGATGTATTGAAAAATATCAGTTTCACCGTAAATCCTGGGGAAACTCTTGCCTTCGTCGGACACACCGGAAGCGGGAAAAGCTCAATCATCAATCTGCTGATGCGCTTTTATGAATTCGAGCGCGGAAATATTTTAATTGATGATCATTCGATCAAAAATTATCCAGTTAACGAGCTGCGAGATAAAATGGGACTAGTGCTTCAGGATCCGTTTTTGTTCTACGGAACAATCGGGGATAATATCAGGCTGCACAACAGCGATTTGACTGAAGAAGATATAAAGAGGGCAGCTGAATTTGTCCAGGCGGATTCTTTCATTGAAAAACTGGAGGATGGATATGCCCAAAAAGTGACAGAGCGAGGTTCAACATTTTCTAGCGGACAAAGGCAATTGATCGCCTTTGCGAGGACGATAGCGGCAAATCCGAAAATCCTTGTCCTCGATGAAGCGACTGCAAATATTGATACTGAAACCGAAGAGGCCATCCAGACGGCACTCGCCAAAATGCGCAAAGGCAGGACGACGATCGCCATTGCCCACAGGCTGTCGACTATCCAGGATGCAGACCAGATCATCGTCCTCCATCATGGAGAAATAGTTGAACGAGGCACACATCAGGAACTTCTTGCCCAACAGGGGCTTTACCACAAGATGTATCTCCTGCAGAATGGTTCAGTCGAACGGTTGGAAGATGTTGTTGGATAA
- a CDS encoding aspartyl-phosphate phosphatase Spo0E family protein, which translates to MSKEQLITLIEKKREELIQIASQNGLNSTIAITYSQELDELLNEYNRVYIKKIAAH; encoded by the coding sequence TTGTCTAAAGAGCAACTGATCACCCTCATTGAAAAGAAACGAGAAGAGCTGATACAAATCGCTTCGCAGAACGGCCTGAATTCTACCATAGCTATTACCTATAGCCAGGAACTTGATGAACTATTAAATGAATATAACCGTGTTTATATAAAAAAGATAGCAGCCCATTAA
- a CDS encoding cytochrome c biogenesis CcdA family protein, with amino-acid sequence MTDINIFIAMGAGFLSFISPCCLPLYPAFLSYITGMSVGELKGENAMLQKRSLLHTLFFLLGFSVIFIAIGFGTSFVGQFFMQYQDLIRQLGAIFIVAFGLMVIGFFKPEFLMKDRKIEFKNRPSGYFGSSLIGMAFAAGWTPCTGPILASVILLASSNPGSGMIYMIAYTLGFAIPFFILSFFIGKMQWIRKHNVKIVKIGGYIMILVGIMLFFDWMTKLISILSMFFGDFTGF; translated from the coding sequence ATGACAGATATTAATATTTTCATTGCTATGGGAGCGGGATTCCTAAGCTTTATTTCTCCATGCTGCTTGCCGCTTTATCCCGCATTTTTGTCTTATATAACTGGAATGTCCGTGGGTGAACTGAAAGGCGAAAATGCGATGCTGCAAAAGCGCAGTCTGCTCCACACCTTATTTTTCCTGCTGGGCTTTTCGGTGATTTTTATTGCAATTGGGTTCGGAACTTCTTTCGTAGGCCAATTTTTCATGCAGTACCAGGATCTCATCCGTCAATTGGGTGCCATCTTTATAGTTGCCTTCGGATTAATGGTTATTGGTTTCTTTAAGCCTGAATTTTTAATGAAAGACAGGAAGATAGAATTCAAGAACCGTCCATCAGGTTATTTCGGGTCTTCATTGATCGGTATGGCTTTTGCAGCAGGCTGGACTCCATGTACTGGACCGATCCTTGCATCGGTCATTCTGCTTGCGAGCTCAAATCCTGGATCAGGTATGATTTATATGATCGCTTACACACTTGGATTTGCGATTCCATTTTTCATCCTATCTTTCTTTATCGGAAAAATGCAGTGGATCCGTAAGCATAATGTGAAAATTGTTAAAATTGGCGGCTATATCATGATCTTAGTCGGTATCATGCTGTTCTTCGACTGGATGACGAAGCTGATTTCGATTCTTTCTATGTTTTTTGGCGATTTTACAGGTTTTTAA
- a CDS encoding response regulator: MARILIVDDAKFMRITLTNILKKANHEIVGEAENGREAVMLYRELKPDLVTMDITMPEMSGLDAVKEIKKDFKDAKIIMCSAMGQQKMVVDAIEAGAKDFIVKPFDDSQVVDSVSRVLR, translated from the coding sequence ATGGCCAGAATTTTGATAGTTGACGACGCAAAATTTATGAGGATCACCTTAACCAATATTCTGAAGAAAGCAAATCACGAAATAGTAGGGGAAGCTGAAAACGGACGTGAAGCAGTCATGCTGTATCGTGAGCTAAAGCCCGACCTTGTGACAATGGATATTACAATGCCTGAAATGAGCGGACTGGATGCTGTAAAAGAAATCAAAAAAGATTTTAAAGATGCAAAAATTATCATGTGCTCTGCCATGGGTCAGCAGAAAATGGTAGTGGATGCCATCGAGGCAGGCGCGAAGGATTTTATCGTTAAACCATTCGATGATTCACAGGTAGTTGACTCCGTATCAAGAGTATTAAGATAA
- a CDS encoding CcdC family protein, with amino-acid sequence MNYVLASTVGAVGMAIFVTFMRMKAAKKPASAKKIILPPIFMSTGALMFIFPMFRVNSLQIIEALTVGMLFSILLIKTSKFEVRGREIFLKRSKAFAFILIGLLIVRVIAKLVLSSSFDVGELGGMFWILAFGMIVPWRVAMYLQFKKLHNAVNSSKNVN; translated from the coding sequence ATGAATTATGTTTTGGCGTCAACAGTTGGAGCAGTTGGCATGGCCATCTTTGTGACTTTCATGAGAATGAAGGCCGCCAAAAAACCAGCATCTGCCAAGAAAATTATCTTACCGCCAATCTTCATGAGCACCGGTGCGCTCATGTTCATCTTCCCAATGTTCCGGGTAAATTCTTTACAGATTATTGAGGCACTTACAGTGGGAATGTTATTTTCGATACTTCTTATAAAGACCTCTAAATTTGAAGTGCGGGGTCGGGAAATCTTTCTAAAAAGATCCAAGGCGTTTGCCTTCATTTTGATCGGTCTGTTGATCGTACGTGTAATTGCTAAGCTTGTGCTAAGCAGCTCATTCGATGTAGGTGAACTGGGCGGCATGTTCTGGATTCTCGCTTTTGGGATGATCGTTCCGTGGCGAGTCGCGATGTATTTGCAGTTTAAAAAGCTTCACAATGCAGTGAATAGTAGTAAGAATGTGAATTAA
- a CDS encoding HAD-IIIA family hydrolase — protein sequence MLHIQAVFIDRDGTLGGSDKVIYPGDFKLFPGVKESIKLLKNNNILVYSFTNQPGIANGEAAVAQFEEELKYSGLDKAYICPHSHEESCTCRKPSPGMLKRAAFENNLELNRCAVIGDRWTDMLAADEAGSIKILVKTGSGQEAYDKYINKQYYGRWGEIQPDFIASDLNEAIHWLMGKEGIKK from the coding sequence GTGCTGCATATCCAGGCTGTTTTTATAGACCGTGATGGAACCCTTGGGGGAAGTGACAAAGTGATTTATCCAGGGGATTTTAAGTTATTCCCGGGTGTCAAGGAATCAATTAAGCTATTAAAAAACAATAATATTTTAGTTTATTCTTTTACGAACCAACCAGGGATCGCGAATGGAGAAGCTGCTGTTGCCCAGTTTGAGGAAGAGTTGAAATACTCTGGTTTGGATAAGGCATACATTTGTCCTCATAGCCATGAGGAAAGCTGCACTTGCAGGAAACCTTCGCCCGGCATGCTGAAAAGAGCTGCGTTTGAAAATAATCTGGAATTAAATCGTTGTGCTGTGATAGGTGATAGATGGACGGACATGCTGGCTGCCGATGAAGCTGGCAGCATCAAGATATTGGTCAAAACAGGCAGCGGCCAGGAAGCCTATGATAAATACATAAACAAACAGTATTATGGCCGATGGGGAGAAATCCAGCCGGACTTTATTGCCAGTGATTTGAATGAGGCAATACACTGGCTTATGGGGAAGGAAGGAATAAAGAAATGA
- a CDS encoding NUDIX hydrolase produces MKKGVIRPLAICLLKKGESILAAEGYDLVKKDYYYRPIGGGIEYGEKSLDALKREVYEEISAEIKNINYLGTIENIFTYNGELGHEIVVVYEAEFKDEAFYHLDTFTGKEDDGSVFSLKWIPVSEFGPNKLRLVPDGLLDLIC; encoded by the coding sequence GTGAAAAAAGGAGTCATCAGGCCACTGGCTATTTGTCTATTAAAAAAAGGTGAGTCGATACTGGCAGCAGAAGGTTATGATTTGGTGAAGAAGGATTACTACTACCGGCCGATTGGCGGTGGAATTGAATACGGTGAAAAAAGCTTGGACGCACTTAAAAGAGAAGTGTATGAAGAAATTTCTGCCGAGATTAAGAATATAAACTACCTCGGAACAATTGAAAATATTTTTACCTATAACGGTGAATTAGGCCATGAGATTGTGGTCGTTTATGAGGCGGAGTTCAAGGATGAAGCTTTCTATCATTTGGATACTTTTACAGGGAAGGAAGATGACGGATCTGTTTTTTCGTTAAAGTGGATTCCTGTAAGTGAGTTTGGACCTAATAAGTTGAGATTGGTTCCTGATGGGTTGCTGGATTTAATCTGCTAA